A genome region from Mycobacterium florentinum includes the following:
- the gnd gene encoding phosphogluconate dehydrogenase (NAD(+)-dependent, decarboxylating), whose protein sequence is MQLGMIGLGRMGANIARRVADNGHETVVYDHNSDAVKAMAGEPNTTGVYSLEELKEKMTAPRVVWVMVPAGIITQSVIEELANTLESGDIVIDGGNSYYRDDLKHSKLLAEKGIHLIDCGTSGGVWGRERGYCLMIGGDDYAFEHAEPLFKTIAPGVDAAPRTPGRDGEVEQAEKGYLHCGPSGAGHFVKMVHNGIEYGMMASLAEGLNILRNADIGKRVEAGDAETAPLSNPECYQYNFDIEDIAELWRRGSVVGSWLLDLTAIALHESPTLSEFSGRVSDSGEGRWTAIAAIDEGVPAPVLTTALQSRFASRSLDDFANKALSAMRKQFGGHAEKPGVGG, encoded by the coding sequence ATGCAGCTGGGAATGATCGGCCTGGGCCGAATGGGGGCCAACATCGCGCGCCGGGTGGCCGACAACGGGCACGAAACCGTTGTGTACGACCATAATTCGGATGCCGTCAAGGCGATGGCCGGTGAGCCGAACACCACCGGCGTGTACTCGCTGGAGGAGCTCAAGGAGAAAATGACCGCGCCGCGCGTCGTCTGGGTGATGGTCCCCGCGGGCATCATCACCCAATCGGTGATCGAGGAGCTGGCCAACACGCTCGAGTCCGGCGATATCGTGATCGACGGTGGCAACTCCTACTACCGTGATGACCTCAAACACTCAAAGCTGCTGGCCGAGAAGGGGATTCATCTGATCGACTGCGGTACCAGTGGCGGGGTGTGGGGCCGTGAGCGCGGCTACTGTCTGATGATCGGCGGCGACGACTACGCCTTCGAGCACGCCGAGCCGCTCTTCAAGACCATCGCGCCGGGCGTCGACGCCGCGCCGCGTACCCCGGGCCGCGACGGCGAGGTCGAGCAAGCCGAAAAGGGTTATCTGCATTGCGGTCCGTCCGGGGCGGGGCACTTCGTGAAGATGGTGCACAACGGCATCGAGTACGGGATGATGGCCTCCCTCGCGGAGGGGCTGAACATCCTGCGCAATGCCGACATCGGCAAGCGCGTCGAGGCGGGCGACGCCGAAACCGCTCCGCTGTCCAATCCCGAGTGCTACCAGTACAACTTCGACATCGAGGACATCGCCGAGCTGTGGCGCCGCGGCAGCGTCGTCGGCTCTTGGCTGCTGGACCTGACCGCGATCGCGCTGCACGAATCGCCCACCCTGTCCGAATTTTCCGGGCGCGTCTCCGACTCGGGGGAGGGCCGCTGGACCGCCATCGCGGCGATCGACGAGGGCGTGCCCGCGCCGGTGCTCACCACCGCGCTGCAGTCCCGGTTCGCCTCACGCAGCCTCGACGACTTCGCCAACAAGGCGCTGTCGGCGATGCGCAAGCAGTTCGGCGGGCACGCGGAGAAACCGGGCGTCGGGGGCTGA
- a CDS encoding alpha/beta fold hydrolase — protein MSTVSSSPQTVKFAGVGGIGLVADEWNRDAAIAGRPSILMLHGGGQNRFSWKNTGQVLADEGFHVVALDSRGHGDSDRAPGADYAIETLTADVLHILDAIGHPVVLIGASMGGLTGILVADAAGPQKVTGLVLVDVVPRYEKTGSARIRDFMLTNLHGFGSLEEAADAVSAYLPYREKPRSPEGLRKNLRLRDGRWYWHWDPAFMTAPGDDPELRTEHFEQAAADLKIPVLLIRGKLSDVVSPEGVKHFLATVPRAEFVELSDAGHTAAGDDNDAFSDVVVEFVKRLTR, from the coding sequence ATGAGCACCGTGAGCAGCAGCCCCCAGACGGTCAAATTCGCTGGTGTCGGCGGTATCGGCCTGGTCGCCGACGAGTGGAACCGCGACGCCGCGATCGCGGGCCGACCGTCGATCCTGATGTTGCACGGCGGCGGCCAAAACCGATTCTCCTGGAAGAACACCGGCCAGGTCCTGGCCGACGAGGGCTTCCACGTCGTGGCGCTGGACAGCCGCGGGCACGGCGACAGCGACCGGGCGCCGGGCGCGGACTACGCGATCGAAACCCTGACGGCCGACGTCCTGCACATCCTTGACGCCATCGGTCACCCGGTGGTGCTGATCGGGGCCAGCATGGGTGGGCTGACCGGCATCCTGGTCGCCGACGCCGCCGGCCCGCAGAAGGTGACCGGATTGGTGCTGGTCGACGTGGTACCGCGGTACGAGAAGACCGGCAGTGCCCGCATCCGGGACTTCATGCTGACCAACCTGCACGGCTTCGGCTCGCTGGAAGAGGCGGCCGACGCCGTCTCGGCCTACCTGCCGTACCGGGAAAAGCCGCGCAGTCCCGAAGGGCTGCGCAAGAACCTGCGGCTGCGCGACGGACGCTGGTACTGGCACTGGGATCCGGCGTTCATGACCGCACCCGGTGACGATCCGGAGCTGCGCACCGAGCACTTCGAGCAGGCCGCGGCGGATCTGAAGATTCCGGTGCTGTTGATCCGCGGCAAGCTCTCCGACGTGGTCAGCCCCGAAGGCGTCAAGCACTTCCTGGCGACTGTTCCGCGTGCGGAGTTCGTCGAACTGTCCGACGCCGGGCACACCGCCGCCGGCGACGACAACGACGCCTTCAGTGACGTGGTGGTGGAGTTCGTCAAACGGCTGACGCGTTAG
- a CDS encoding VOC family protein → MPSITPTLWFDHNLEEAVTFYASVFPNSRIEDLNRATDAGPGEPGSVLSGTFVLDGNRFIGINGGPHFTFSEAVSFTIDCKDQDEVDYYWDRLTDGGDEAPCGWCKDRFGLSWQVIPQRLYELVSHPDPACATAATQVMYGMRKIILADLECAAAQASGENP, encoded by the coding sequence GTGCCATCGATCACGCCGACGCTGTGGTTCGACCACAACCTGGAGGAGGCGGTGACGTTCTATGCGTCGGTGTTCCCGAACTCGCGGATCGAGGACCTCAACCGTGCCACCGACGCCGGACCCGGCGAGCCCGGCTCGGTGTTGTCGGGCACCTTTGTGCTGGACGGCAACCGGTTCATCGGGATCAACGGCGGTCCGCATTTCACCTTCAGCGAGGCGGTCTCCTTCACGATCGACTGCAAGGACCAGGACGAGGTCGACTACTACTGGGACCGGTTGACCGACGGCGGCGACGAAGCGCCGTGCGGCTGGTGCAAGGACCGGTTCGGGCTGAGTTGGCAGGTCATCCCGCAGCGGCTCTACGAGCTGGTGAGCCATCCCGATCCGGCCTGCGCGACGGCCGCGACCCAGGTGATGTATGGCATGCGCAAGATCATCCTTGCCGACCTCGAGTGCGCGGCGGCGCAAGCATCTGGTGAAAACCCTTGA
- a CDS encoding alpha/beta fold hydrolase, translating to MTEPRWIDVPGPPADLKALTWGSADAPIALCLHGFPDTAYGWRKTAPLLAAAGWRVVAPFMRGYAPSSIPDDGSYHVGAIMDDALRVREAAGGTDRDVVIGHDWGALAATGLAAMPNSPFTKAVIMSVPVSAAFRGQVSERARLARQIPRQLLRSWYMFYFQLPFLPERSASWVLPRLWRRWSPGYRGAEEDLRHVDAAIGTPESWRAALGTYRATLRNTKPPQRYAELNQLWTEAPILPTLYLHGRDDGCMTPAFAHWTEKVLPAGSDVAIVDHAGHFLQLEQPEKIAERVLAFIGSPG from the coding sequence ATGACCGAGCCGCGGTGGATCGATGTGCCGGGTCCTCCCGCGGACCTCAAGGCGCTGACCTGGGGTTCGGCCGACGCCCCGATCGCCTTGTGTCTGCACGGCTTCCCGGACACCGCGTACGGCTGGCGCAAGACGGCCCCGCTGCTTGCCGCCGCCGGCTGGCGGGTCGTCGCGCCCTTCATGCGGGGGTATGCGCCCTCGTCTATCCCGGACGACGGCAGCTATCACGTCGGCGCGATCATGGACGACGCGCTGCGGGTGCGGGAGGCCGCCGGGGGCACCGACCGCGACGTGGTGATCGGACACGACTGGGGCGCACTGGCGGCCACCGGCCTGGCCGCGATGCCCAACAGCCCGTTCACCAAGGCCGTGATCATGTCGGTGCCGGTCTCGGCGGCATTTCGCGGGCAGGTGAGCGAGCGGGCCCGGCTGGCCCGCCAAATACCGCGTCAGCTGTTGCGCAGCTGGTACATGTTCTACTTCCAATTGCCTTTCCTGCCTGAGCGTTCCGCATCCTGGGTGCTGCCGCGGTTGTGGCGGCGGTGGTCTCCGGGTTATCGCGGTGCCGAGGAGGACCTGCGCCACGTCGACGCCGCGATCGGAACACCGGAAAGCTGGCGCGCGGCGCTGGGGACCTACCGGGCCACGCTTCGCAACACCAAGCCGCCGCAGCGGTATGCCGAACTGAACCAGCTGTGGACCGAGGCACCCATCCTGCCGACGTTGTATCTGCACGGCCGCGACGACGGTTGCATGACGCCGGCTTTCGCGCACTGGACCGAAAAGGTGCTGCCCGCCGGCAGCGATGTCGCGATCGTCGATCATGCCGGGCATTTCCTGCAGCTCGAACAGCCCGAGAAAATAGCCGAACGGGTGCTTGCGTTCATCGGCTCACCCGGCTGA
- a CDS encoding WS/DGAT/MGAT family O-acyltransferase: MAARRMAAVDAQFYWMSAKVPNDDFMVYAFDGEPADLGRAIAEVRRRARACPDLCMRVHEGSPLRYPQWVPTAVASEQVVCHDLAGGSWPDCLLAVAGLGDHQLDMREMAWRLHVFTPVHGIPGLDGPGTVAVMQVPHALADGVRASALAAWLFGRADPVPEVLPIRPGFLPWRAVDAARTHRRLVRDTRAGLVAPGIGYRPPLPTNARPDGVRALRTLVRRRAQLTGPTVTVSVLAAVSAALSGVFGDTADSLGAEVPMAKSGVRRAHNHFGNVVVGLYPSLDRDARAQRIAADLADGRRRFEHPAMRSTDRAFATMPAPLLRWGVSLFNPDARPTQVLGNTVVSSNNRGPADLHFGELPVALATGCPALGPTIGLSHGLHGIGDVITLSVHVAESAVSDVDAYLELLDAAL; encoded by the coding sequence ATGGCCGCGCGCCGAATGGCGGCCGTCGATGCGCAGTTCTACTGGATGTCGGCCAAAGTCCCCAATGACGACTTCATGGTCTACGCATTCGACGGTGAACCCGCCGATCTCGGCCGCGCCATCGCCGAGGTTCGTCGCCGGGCCCGCGCGTGTCCCGATCTGTGCATGCGGGTCCACGAGGGGTCGCCGCTGAGGTACCCGCAGTGGGTACCGACGGCGGTGGCTTCCGAACAGGTGGTCTGCCACGACCTGGCCGGCGGCAGCTGGCCTGACTGTCTGCTGGCGGTGGCCGGTCTCGGCGACCACCAACTCGATATGCGCGAGATGGCCTGGCGGCTGCACGTGTTCACACCGGTGCACGGCATTCCCGGCCTCGACGGCCCGGGAACCGTTGCGGTCATGCAGGTCCCGCATGCGCTGGCCGACGGCGTCCGCGCCTCGGCGCTGGCGGCCTGGCTCTTCGGCCGGGCCGATCCGGTGCCGGAGGTGCTACCGATACGTCCCGGCTTTCTGCCCTGGCGCGCCGTCGATGCGGCCCGAACCCATCGCCGACTGGTTCGCGATACCCGGGCCGGGCTGGTGGCGCCCGGAATCGGGTACCGGCCGCCGCTGCCGACCAACGCCCGACCCGATGGCGTCCGCGCGTTGCGCACGCTGGTGCGCCGTCGTGCACAACTGACCGGTCCCACTGTCACCGTCTCGGTGCTGGCCGCGGTTTCCGCCGCGCTGTCGGGCGTATTCGGCGACACGGCCGATTCGTTGGGCGCCGAAGTGCCGATGGCCAAATCCGGTGTGCGACGGGCGCATAACCACTTCGGCAACGTCGTCGTCGGCCTGTACCCGAGCCTGGATCGAGACGCCCGGGCGCAGCGGATTGCGGCCGATCTGGCCGATGGACGGCGCCGCTTCGAACATCCGGCCATGCGTTCCACCGATCGGGCCTTCGCCACCATGCCCGCGCCGTTACTGCGTTGGGGCGTCTCGCTGTTCAACCCCGACGCCCGGCCCACGCAGGTGCTCGGCAATACCGTGGTGTCCAGCAATAATCGCGGTCCCGCCGATCTGCATTTCGGGGAATTGCCAGTGGCCCTGGCGACCGGATGCCCGGCCCTGGGGCCCACTATTGGTCTGTCACACGGTCTGCACGGCATCGGCGATGTGATCACGCTCAGTGTTCATGTCGCCGAATCCGCCGTCTCCGACGTCGACGCCTACCTGGAATTGCTGGACGCCGCGCTGTAA
- a CDS encoding DoxX family protein, translated as MTPYDVGLLILRLVLGMTLAAHGYNKFFGGGRIPGTARWFESIGMKPGRFHATVAATTEIAAGLGLAVGLLTPIPAAGFVSLMLVAAWTVHRHNGFFIVKEGWEYNLVLAISAIAVATLGPGRISLDWAIFGINDPLIGWNGLLISVVLGLAGAIGQLLIFYRPPAQEAG; from the coding sequence ATGACTCCCTATGACGTCGGATTGCTGATCCTGCGGCTGGTGCTGGGCATGACATTGGCCGCGCATGGCTACAACAAGTTCTTCGGCGGCGGCCGCATACCGGGCACCGCGCGCTGGTTCGAGAGCATCGGTATGAAGCCGGGCAGATTCCACGCCACGGTGGCCGCGACCACCGAAATCGCTGCCGGGCTGGGGCTGGCGGTCGGTTTGCTCACGCCGATCCCGGCCGCGGGCTTCGTGTCGCTGATGTTGGTCGCGGCCTGGACCGTGCATCGCCACAACGGCTTCTTCATCGTCAAGGAGGGCTGGGAGTACAACCTGGTCCTGGCGATCAGCGCGATCGCCGTGGCCACCCTGGGTCCCGGCCGGATCAGCCTGGACTGGGCGATTTTCGGGATCAACGACCCGCTGATCGGATGGAACGGGCTGCTGATCTCGGTGGTGCTCGGATTGGCCGGCGCGATCGGCCAGCTGCTGATCTTCTACCGTCCGCCGGCCCAGGAAGCAGGCTAG